One genomic region from Rhizomicrobium palustre encodes:
- a CDS encoding FecR family protein, with translation MTNSAITGDVMEAAADWCDRQGTLSHSERVAFRAWLAADPAHARAFDQIRRVMLDVALLDVVAPGKAATKFSWREWVRGAFEAKATYGVLVGAAATFCAVIVFWPKAPVQVPGAPTEQILATATGQRTNVALTDKSMVYLNAATQVSVRYTDHERRLQLARGEAIFLVSKDKARPFRVITGTAVVTAVGTRFGVDRVGDAVEVRVYEGTVKVEGKGVAGLAVTHGEWLVVDPQRGVRSGHFSPAQYETWQKGWLEADRMPLSYVITRLNRYTEDKIVLSDARLGEIGLNGRFRLDRTDDTLKQIAAILDVEVVKHGHSVVLMPKPQP, from the coding sequence ATGACGAATAGCGCGATAACCGGGGATGTGATGGAGGCGGCAGCCGATTGGTGTGACCGCCAGGGGACGCTTTCGCATAGCGAGCGGGTGGCCTTTCGAGCCTGGCTTGCGGCTGATCCTGCCCATGCGCGCGCCTTCGATCAGATACGCCGCGTTATGCTGGATGTAGCCTTGCTCGATGTCGTGGCACCCGGGAAGGCGGCGACGAAGTTTTCCTGGCGCGAATGGGTTCGCGGCGCCTTCGAAGCCAAGGCGACCTACGGTGTTCTCGTCGGTGCTGCTGCGACTTTCTGCGCCGTGATCGTCTTCTGGCCGAAAGCGCCGGTTCAGGTGCCGGGCGCGCCCACCGAGCAAATTCTGGCAACCGCCACCGGTCAGCGCACCAACGTCGCCTTGACGGACAAGTCGATGGTCTATCTCAACGCCGCCACGCAAGTTTCGGTGCGCTATACGGATCATGAGCGCCGGTTGCAGCTCGCGCGGGGGGAGGCCATCTTCCTGGTGTCCAAGGATAAGGCTCGCCCCTTCCGGGTGATCACGGGCACGGCCGTGGTCACGGCGGTTGGCACGCGCTTTGGGGTTGATCGCGTTGGCGATGCTGTGGAAGTGCGCGTCTATGAGGGCACGGTGAAGGTTGAGGGCAAAGGCGTGGCGGGGCTGGCGGTCACGCATGGCGAGTGGCTGGTCGTCGATCCTCAGCGCGGTGTCCGGTCCGGCCATTTCTCCCCCGCCCAATATGAGACTTGGCAAAAGGGCTGGCTTGAGGCTGATCGCATGCCGCTGTCCTATGTCATTACCCGGCTTAATCGCTACACGGAGGATAAGATTGTCCTCTCTGATGCGAGGCTAGGCGAAATCGGGCTCAATGGGCGTTTCCGGCTGGATCGTACCGATGACACACTCAAGCAGATCGCTGCGATTCTGGATGTAGAGGTCGTCAAGCATGGGCACAGCGTCGTGCTCATGCCTAAGCCCCAGCCATAA